A stretch of Microbulbifer bruguierae DNA encodes these proteins:
- a CDS encoding DUF411 domain-containing protein gives MQKYGNQLPLLRRTLNILQLVSIGILISLSGNVRASEKPDSANTAQDIVVYKSPFCLCCNDWVNHLKKNGLVVETQNGLDTAEIKQRWNVPHSMQGCHTGVWRGQFVFEGHVPARLIRQFLANPPKGSIGLAVPGMPQGSPGMYRGGEFEPYVVYSILPEGEYRFYERVTVPEAN, from the coding sequence ATGCAGAAGTACGGTAACCAATTGCCGCTCCTAAGGCGGACCCTCAACATCCTTCAACTGGTGTCAATCGGAATCCTGATTTCGCTCAGTGGCAATGTCAGAGCTTCAGAGAAGCCGGACAGCGCAAATACCGCTCAAGATATAGTGGTATACAAATCGCCATTCTGTCTCTGTTGTAATGACTGGGTGAACCACCTCAAAAAGAATGGGTTAGTTGTCGAGACCCAAAACGGATTGGATACCGCGGAAATTAAACAAAGGTGGAACGTTCCACACAGTATGCAGGGTTGCCATACCGGCGTGTGGCGCGGCCAATTTGTATTTGAGGGACATGTACCTGCGCGTTTGATTCGTCAGTTTTTGGCAAATCCACCGAAGGGTAGTATCGGTCTTGCAGTACCAGGAATGCCCCAAGGAAGTCCCGGTATGTACAGAGGCGGTGAATTTGAACCTTACGTGGTCTACTCGATTCTTCCCGAAGGTGAATACCGCTTTTACGAAAGAGTGACCGTACCGGAAGCGAATTGA
- the egtD gene encoding L-histidine N(alpha)-methyltransferase, protein MNMAIPTAGRAGLPDSPSNHRLQFERDVLAGLAAPQKTLPCKYFYDEIGSKLFESICELEDYYLTRVEADIFSCALDEMTMVLGQGVALVEPGAGNCEKAEPLLVAMNDPVAYYPLDISPEILLAAQQRIQRRLPTLDVVPVIGDFTSTTVWQQLPKSHQRKVLFFPGSTIGNFTPEQARELLQRFAEQLRPGEGILLGADLVKDSVVLERAYHDSAHVTEAFNKNLLTRINNELNGNFNIDDFAHRAFYHRVRQRVEMHLVSLTDQKVEVSGQQFEFAEGETIHTENSHKYTLSGLRTLLHETGFTTQKFWTDNKQHYAIYYAEVR, encoded by the coding sequence ATGAATATGGCAATTCCTACAGCAGGTAGGGCGGGGCTGCCAGACTCACCATCGAATCACCGACTTCAGTTTGAGCGTGATGTTTTAGCCGGATTGGCCGCACCGCAGAAGACGTTGCCGTGTAAATATTTTTACGATGAGATCGGCTCGAAGCTGTTCGAAAGTATTTGTGAACTAGAAGATTACTACCTGACACGGGTTGAAGCCGATATTTTCTCCTGCGCATTGGATGAAATGACGATGGTCCTGGGGCAGGGGGTCGCACTGGTTGAGCCAGGTGCGGGTAACTGTGAAAAAGCTGAACCCCTGCTTGTCGCCATGAACGACCCGGTGGCGTATTACCCACTGGATATTTCCCCCGAAATATTGCTTGCCGCACAACAAAGAATACAGCGACGTCTGCCGACACTGGATGTTGTGCCTGTAATCGGTGATTTCACCAGCACAACAGTCTGGCAACAACTGCCAAAATCCCACCAGCGCAAGGTACTGTTTTTCCCTGGCTCAACGATTGGCAACTTCACCCCTGAACAAGCCCGGGAACTTTTGCAGCGGTTTGCCGAGCAGCTTCGTCCGGGTGAAGGAATATTATTGGGAGCCGACCTGGTAAAAGACTCGGTTGTGTTGGAGCGGGCCTATCATGATAGCGCGCATGTGACAGAAGCCTTCAACAAAAATCTTTTAACCCGTATCAACAATGAGTTGAACGGAAATTTCAATATTGATGACTTCGCTCACCGCGCCTTTTACCATCGCGTACGCCAGCGGGTGGAAATGCACCTGGTCAGTCTCACGGACCAAAAGGTAGAGGTTTCCGGACAGCAGTTCGAGTTTGCGGAGGGCGAGACCATTCATACGGAAAACAGCCACAAATACACTCTGTCCGGATTACGGACGTTACTGCATGAGACAGGGTTTACCACACAAAAATTCTGGACCGACAATAAACAACACTATGCAATTTATTATGCAGAAGTACGGTAA
- a CDS encoding tyrosine-type recombinase/integrase yields MAIPKPVPLYPTYTELKAFKPLSPDQTFFNSFPDLKKFLQSGESWWMPHWLWGQEFLSYIGRNKSEHTFTRFRNEAERFLLWLFLIKAAPMDRLRKADILEYADFCWQPPVDWICIANHEKFQFINGSFVQNPAWAPFRLKLPKNSQPAESESDKKKYRPSQQTLTATFTGIIAFYKYLMNEEYLYGNPAQIAKTDCRHFIKDAQVKEIRRLTEAQWQYLFNVALRMADEDPLHERSLFVICALKTLFLRISELSERSNWTPAMSHFWQDSDGNWWLKIFGKGRKLRDVTVPPSFILYLKRYRNYRGLSPLPGAGENQPIVEKIRGQGGMTSRQLTRIVQQVFDRAYDEMRQAEGEDKAYKLKEASTHWLRHTGASMEIERGRALKDLSEDLGHSSMATTDTVYVNTENRVRAHSGKNRTVD; encoded by the coding sequence ATGGCTATTCCGAAACCCGTCCCGCTGTATCCAACCTATACCGAATTGAAAGCTTTCAAGCCTTTAAGTCCGGACCAGACATTTTTTAACAGTTTTCCCGACCTGAAGAAGTTTCTCCAATCTGGCGAATCTTGGTGGATGCCGCACTGGCTTTGGGGCCAGGAATTTTTGAGCTATATCGGCCGCAATAAATCTGAACATACATTTACGCGTTTTCGCAATGAAGCCGAGCGCTTCCTTTTGTGGCTGTTTCTGATCAAGGCTGCGCCTATGGATCGATTGCGCAAGGCGGACATTTTAGAATACGCAGACTTCTGCTGGCAGCCGCCGGTGGACTGGATTTGCATCGCAAACCATGAAAAGTTCCAGTTTATTAACGGCAGTTTTGTCCAGAATCCAGCCTGGGCGCCATTTCGCCTCAAGCTTCCGAAAAATAGCCAACCCGCAGAATCCGAATCCGATAAAAAGAAATATCGCCCATCCCAGCAAACACTGACGGCCACATTCACCGGGATAATCGCGTTTTACAAATATCTGATGAATGAGGAATACCTGTACGGTAACCCGGCACAAATTGCCAAGACCGATTGCCGCCACTTTATCAAGGATGCCCAGGTTAAGGAGATTCGGCGCCTTACGGAAGCTCAGTGGCAATATTTGTTTAACGTGGCGCTTCGGATGGCCGACGAAGATCCGCTTCACGAACGCAGCCTGTTTGTTATTTGCGCACTAAAAACACTGTTTTTACGGATTTCCGAGCTCTCTGAGCGAAGTAACTGGACACCGGCAATGAGCCATTTCTGGCAGGATTCTGACGGCAACTGGTGGCTCAAAATTTTCGGAAAAGGGCGAAAGTTAAGGGATGTCACCGTACCCCCAAGCTTTATTCTTTACCTCAAGCGCTACCGTAACTATCGCGGTCTGAGCCCCCTACCCGGCGCCGGTGAAAACCAACCTATTGTGGAAAAAATTCGTGGTCAGGGTGGAATGACATCTCGGCAGCTAACCAGGATCGTTCAGCAGGTTTTTGACCGTGCCTACGATGAAATGCGGCAGGCCGAAGGCGAAGATAAGGCGTATAAACTGAAAGAAGCATCTACACACTGGCTAAGACATACTGGCGCCAGTATGGAAATTGAACGCGGTCGAGCGCTCAAGGACCTATCTGAAGACCTGGGACACTCGAGTATGGCGACAACGGATACCGTTTATGTAAATACCGAGAACCGAGTACGTGCCCATAGCGGTAAAAATCGCACCGTAGATTGA
- a CDS encoding response regulator transcription factor, whose amino-acid sequence MSDISRDKIRILIVDDHITVLEGLASIINRQTDMAVVAKGQDGGEAIDFWHKHRPDIILLDLRMPVTNGIDVIAHILQEDPKARAIVLTTFDSDNELASAIKAGAKGYLLKDAEIGELLDCIRKVHRGGTCIQHSLIEKLAQGIHGIPLSGREKEVLQLLARGKSNKDIGSQLFISETTVKSHLRNIFSKLDVANRTEAIMEANRRGLIHL is encoded by the coding sequence ATGAGTGATATTTCACGAGATAAGATAAGAATTCTGATCGTTGATGATCATATTACAGTGCTTGAAGGATTAGCCTCGATCATAAATCGCCAAACTGATATGGCCGTTGTTGCAAAGGGCCAAGACGGGGGAGAGGCCATAGATTTTTGGCACAAACATCGTCCTGATATAATACTGCTTGACTTACGTATGCCTGTCACTAATGGCATTGATGTAATCGCTCATATCCTGCAGGAAGACCCCAAAGCCCGCGCAATCGTATTGACTACCTTCGATTCAGATAATGAATTGGCCAGTGCAATTAAAGCTGGAGCGAAAGGATACCTACTTAAAGATGCCGAAATTGGTGAATTACTCGATTGTATAAGGAAAGTCCATCGGGGCGGTACCTGTATTCAACACAGCTTGATAGAAAAGCTGGCTCAAGGGATACATGGAATACCATTAAGCGGACGTGAGAAGGAAGTACTTCAATTGCTCGCAAGGGGAAAAAGCAACAAAGATATTGGTAGTCAGCTTTTTATAAGTGAAACAACGGTTAAATCACATCTACGTAATATTTTTTCAAAATTAGATGTCGCAAACCGAACGGAAGCTATTATGGAGGCTAATCGGCGCGGTCTCATCCATTTGTAG
- the egtB gene encoding ergothioneine biosynthesis protein EgtB, with protein MSLISEAGSEVSSHIQERNGGLEPGEGQGPVRELSLDECVALLEQYQVVRRETEFLVDPLTAEDMLLQSMPDASPSKWHLGHTSWFFETFILRSYLPEYAVFHPAFHHIFNSYYNTLGQPFTRAHRGLLSRPSVEQVFAYRCQVDRSIERWLTEEEVTREQANLLLLGINHEQQHQELLLTDIKHAFSINPLAPAYCEDPEFEGDTEAEPPGEHWLSVPEDNYTVGGEGEDFSFDNEGPAHQRYQPAFRIASHLVTNGEFLEFLQDGGYDEPRLWLSDGWRWVQSERQQCPLYWRFIEGDWLQFTLGGIRPLDLNAPVSHISYYEADAYATWAGRRLPTEFEWEIAAWLHCKKDAAQRANMLESRNFRPVAEPAGVNQIQLMGNLWQWTSSAYGPYPGFRASEDAVGEYNGKFMCNQMVLRGGSCVTPRNHIRISYRNFFYPHQAWQFTGIRLAGDWQ; from the coding sequence ATGAGTCTGATTTCAGAAGCAGGTTCAGAGGTATCGTCACATATTCAGGAACGAAATGGCGGGCTGGAGCCAGGTGAAGGGCAGGGGCCAGTACGGGAATTGTCCCTCGATGAATGTGTCGCCCTGCTTGAACAGTATCAGGTGGTACGCAGAGAAACCGAGTTCCTGGTAGATCCCCTAACTGCAGAAGACATGTTACTGCAGTCCATGCCCGATGCCAGTCCCAGCAAATGGCATCTGGGACATACCAGCTGGTTTTTTGAGACGTTCATCCTCCGCTCTTACCTTCCCGAATACGCCGTTTTCCATCCCGCCTTCCACCATATTTTCAATTCCTATTACAACACTCTGGGCCAGCCGTTTACCCGAGCGCATCGGGGGCTCTTGTCACGCCCCTCCGTTGAGCAGGTTTTCGCCTACCGCTGTCAGGTGGATCGAAGTATTGAGCGGTGGTTGACGGAGGAAGAGGTCACTCGGGAGCAGGCAAACCTATTGCTGCTGGGCATTAACCATGAACAGCAACATCAGGAATTGCTCCTGACGGATATCAAGCATGCCTTTTCCATCAATCCTCTGGCGCCGGCGTACTGTGAAGATCCAGAGTTTGAAGGCGATACGGAGGCTGAACCCCCTGGAGAGCATTGGCTGAGCGTACCGGAAGATAATTATACGGTCGGGGGGGAGGGCGAGGACTTCAGCTTTGACAATGAAGGCCCCGCGCATCAGCGCTACCAGCCAGCGTTTCGCATTGCTTCCCATCTGGTGACCAACGGTGAGTTTCTCGAGTTTCTGCAGGATGGCGGTTATGACGAGCCGCGCTTGTGGCTATCCGATGGCTGGCGTTGGGTGCAGAGCGAGCGGCAGCAGTGTCCGCTTTACTGGCGGTTTATTGAGGGCGATTGGCTGCAATTCACCCTCGGCGGGATCCGGCCTCTGGATCTGAACGCCCCGGTTAGTCATATCAGTTATTACGAAGCCGATGCTTATGCCACTTGGGCAGGCAGGCGGTTACCGACGGAATTTGAGTGGGAGATTGCTGCCTGGCTGCACTGTAAAAAGGACGCGGCGCAGCGGGCCAATATGCTCGAAAGCCGGAATTTCAGACCTGTTGCCGAGCCCGCAGGCGTTAACCAAATTCAGCTGATGGGTAATCTCTGGCAGTGGACCTCGAGTGCCTACGGGCCATATCCGGGTTTCCGCGCCAGTGAAGACGCCGTAGGGGAGTACAACGGAAAATTTATGTGCAACCAGATGGTGTTGCGCGGAGGCTCTTGTGTCACGCCGCGCAATCATATTCGTATTAGTTACCGGAATTTCTTTTACCCGCATCAAGCGTGGCAGTTTACTGGTATTCGGCTGGCGGGGGACTGGCAATGA
- a CDS encoding TonB-dependent receptor: protein MMYDADLSGKNRFFSLSTLSAAIAVTTALSAAASAAEIEEVVVTAQKRAENLQDVPIAISAFTGDSMKAMGVKNLTDLGKFTPGVEMNNDTPLQPTYSVRGIETGDFTVGSDPAVAVYVDGVYTGRGAGAEIPLADIERVEVLKGPQGTLFGRNATGGAIHIISKKPQADDTTELNLTAGNYGRQSTDLLINRQLSDTVYTRFTASTNRRDSFADNISAENDFTVGNIDTQTYRASLLWEASPNTEVLFRADYGIMDQGSALRSSIVPTLQADGGGTDVFGDYALDTPTIEDRDSWGGSVTVTHDFEDFSFTSITAYRGFEAHLQQDEDGTDNADYMFGSANFDDQTQFSQEFRLNGATDTLKWTLGASYSREELEHVTDAYFTAGSLESFALYEGIKGSEQLQQVLAAAFQVAAPETQTEIEDLAAKARAAMAAGALPGMPEGSAVTEVVYGLLMNSQDFQQQIAAQLAPLNAMLGTNFGAQNLSRADMMASLMSGIAPWVAADTPWNESVLNTGDYRSAAIYGDVTWSITDKMDLTVGARYTADEKDFTINSAYQNSLPVALVGTVGLVDDNGNPVQITLPNGAVLDSITLPGVVLGQSFGMAFNNNGAPVLNEKLSDSWSDLSGRIVLDYRWNDDVMTFVSLADGFKAGGFNSFTVAEGIDPSFDQESVTNLEIGLKSSLFDNAVRFNASVFAYDYKNLQQLDLVGAPIPNYYLRNADAEGRGAEFEVQWAATDNLFVAGNYSYLHTEYTRYTLLDQPPVNEGPEDDRTGQPRVGTPENKFNILAEYTWELGSGGDVVLRGDYNWTGERVGSVSDPARVIPDYQLMNLRAGWNSASDRYSAALWVQNVTDEEIAGGYGGTGAAIGASPAWRFMPRMYGADFTVRF from the coding sequence ATGATGTACGACGCCGATCTGTCCGGTAAAAACCGGTTTTTCTCCCTGTCCACTCTCTCTGCCGCTATCGCTGTGACTACAGCCCTGAGCGCTGCTGCCTCTGCCGCAGAGATCGAGGAGGTAGTAGTTACCGCGCAGAAACGTGCGGAGAACCTGCAAGACGTTCCGATCGCCATTTCCGCTTTCACTGGCGACAGCATGAAGGCGATGGGTGTCAAGAACCTGACAGACCTGGGTAAATTTACCCCAGGTGTAGAAATGAATAACGATACACCGCTGCAGCCGACTTATAGCGTGCGCGGTATCGAAACCGGTGATTTTACCGTGGGTTCCGACCCGGCGGTTGCCGTCTATGTAGATGGGGTTTATACCGGCCGTGGGGCGGGCGCCGAGATTCCGCTGGCGGATATTGAGCGTGTTGAAGTATTGAAAGGCCCGCAGGGTACGCTGTTCGGACGCAACGCAACCGGTGGTGCGATCCACATTATTTCCAAGAAGCCTCAGGCAGACGATACCACCGAGCTGAACCTGACCGCCGGCAATTACGGTCGTCAGTCAACCGACCTGCTGATCAACCGCCAACTGAGCGATACCGTTTACACCCGCTTTACCGCGTCCACCAACCGTCGCGACTCTTTTGCGGATAACATTTCCGCAGAAAACGATTTCACCGTCGGCAACATCGATACCCAGACGTACCGCGCATCCCTGCTGTGGGAAGCGAGCCCGAATACTGAAGTTTTGTTCCGCGCCGACTACGGCATCATGGATCAGGGCAGTGCCCTGCGCAGTTCCATCGTTCCCACCCTTCAGGCAGATGGGGGCGGCACGGACGTATTTGGTGATTACGCACTGGATACCCCGACCATTGAAGATCGGGATTCCTGGGGCGGGTCCGTCACGGTTACCCACGATTTCGAAGACTTTAGCTTTACCTCGATCACGGCCTACCGCGGCTTCGAAGCCCACCTGCAGCAGGATGAGGATGGCACCGACAATGCGGATTACATGTTCGGCTCCGCGAACTTCGACGATCAGACCCAGTTCTCCCAGGAGTTTCGTCTCAATGGCGCGACGGACACGCTGAAATGGACTCTGGGTGCATCGTACTCCCGCGAGGAGCTGGAGCACGTGACGGATGCGTACTTTACTGCCGGCTCGCTCGAGTCGTTCGCCCTCTATGAGGGAATAAAAGGTAGTGAGCAGCTCCAGCAGGTATTAGCCGCAGCCTTCCAGGTTGCCGCTCCTGAAACACAAACGGAAATCGAAGATCTTGCGGCGAAAGCCCGGGCCGCGATGGCCGCGGGCGCTTTACCGGGTATGCCGGAAGGCTCAGCAGTTACCGAAGTCGTTTACGGACTGCTCATGAACTCCCAGGATTTCCAGCAGCAGATTGCCGCGCAGCTGGCGCCGTTAAACGCTATGTTGGGAACAAACTTTGGCGCGCAGAACCTGAGCCGCGCGGATATGATGGCATCTCTGATGTCAGGTATCGCTCCCTGGGTAGCAGCAGATACTCCGTGGAATGAATCTGTCCTCAATACCGGTGATTACCGCTCAGCGGCCATTTACGGTGATGTGACCTGGAGCATCACCGACAAGATGGATCTCACCGTTGGCGCCCGCTATACCGCGGACGAAAAAGATTTCACCATCAATAGTGCCTACCAAAACTCTCTGCCGGTGGCTCTCGTAGGTACTGTCGGCCTGGTAGATGACAATGGCAATCCGGTGCAAATCACTCTGCCGAATGGTGCCGTTCTGGATTCCATCACCCTCCCGGGTGTGGTGCTGGGACAATCATTTGGTATGGCGTTCAACAACAACGGCGCTCCGGTCCTCAACGAGAAACTAAGCGACTCCTGGAGTGATCTGTCTGGCCGAATCGTGCTGGATTACCGTTGGAATGACGATGTGATGACTTTCGTCTCTCTGGCAGATGGCTTCAAGGCCGGCGGTTTCAACAGCTTTACCGTTGCCGAGGGTATTGATCCGTCCTTCGACCAGGAGAGCGTAACCAACCTGGAAATTGGCCTCAAGAGCAGCCTGTTCGACAACGCGGTTCGCTTTAACGCGTCTGTGTTTGCGTACGACTACAAGAATCTGCAGCAACTGGATCTTGTCGGCGCGCCGATTCCGAACTATTACCTGCGCAACGCGGACGCCGAAGGTCGTGGTGCCGAATTCGAGGTGCAGTGGGCCGCTACCGATAACCTGTTTGTTGCCGGTAACTACTCGTATCTGCATACCGAATACACCCGTTACACCTTGCTGGATCAGCCTCCTGTCAACGAAGGTCCAGAGGATGACCGCACTGGCCAGCCCCGCGTAGGTACGCCAGAGAACAAATTCAACATTCTGGCCGAATACACCTGGGAGCTGGGCTCTGGCGGTGATGTGGTTCTGCGTGGTGACTATAACTGGACTGGCGAACGTGTCGGTTCTGTAAGTGACCCCGCTCGCGTAATCCCTGATTACCAGCTGATGAACCTGCGCGCAGGTTGGAACAGCGCATCCGATCGTTATTCCGCAGCACTGTGGGTACAGAACGTGACCGACGAAGAAATCGCCGGTGGCTACGGCGGTACTGGTGCGGCGATTGGTGCCAGCCCAGCGTGGCGTTTTATGCCCCGTATGTACGGCGCGGACTTCACCGTTCGCTTCTGA
- a CDS encoding hydrolase, whose amino-acid sequence MIQPFSPAVGLGNCHLQTIFPRFHRPKPWIRTQCQWLATPDGDRLALHTPAPLVDTQERPIILVLHGLEGSVESPYVQGLMQALLAQDFQVAVLHFRGCGGIPNLLPRAYHSGVSEDPRWLASHLRDRYPNTPLMAVGYSLGGNVLLKWLGEDGADTPISAAVSVSAPLDLHASSRRMGQGFSKVYQRHLLNSLQQSLRKKALDPELARQMPALDDKRYFTDFRHFDDHFTAPLHGFRGVDDYYTRASSKPLLRLIQTPTLIIHATDDPFVCPSAVPSHIEISPNVELDITSKGGHVGFVSGSIWRPEYWLEQRIPQFLTGWRSAGRYS is encoded by the coding sequence ATGATTCAACCTTTTTCCCCCGCAGTGGGCCTTGGCAATTGCCACCTGCAAACCATATTCCCCAGATTTCACCGCCCCAAACCCTGGATTCGCACCCAGTGCCAGTGGCTGGCTACGCCGGATGGCGATCGGCTCGCGTTACACACTCCCGCGCCGCTAGTGGATACCCAAGAACGACCGATCATTCTGGTGCTGCATGGTCTTGAAGGCTCCGTCGAGTCTCCTTATGTTCAGGGCCTTATGCAGGCGCTGTTGGCACAGGATTTCCAGGTGGCGGTACTGCATTTCCGTGGTTGCGGCGGGATACCTAACTTGCTACCACGGGCGTATCACAGCGGTGTTAGCGAAGATCCTCGATGGCTCGCTTCTCACCTGCGCGATCGGTACCCGAATACCCCCTTGATGGCGGTAGGCTATTCGCTCGGAGGGAACGTGTTGCTCAAGTGGCTTGGCGAGGACGGGGCTGATACCCCAATTAGCGCCGCCGTATCGGTGTCGGCCCCGCTGGATTTACATGCTTCAAGTCGTCGAATGGGGCAGGGGTTTTCAAAGGTCTACCAGCGGCATTTACTCAACAGCCTTCAGCAGAGCCTGCGGAAAAAGGCACTTGATCCCGAGTTGGCGCGACAAATGCCCGCGCTTGATGATAAGCGATATTTTACGGATTTCCGCCACTTCGACGACCACTTCACCGCGCCGTTGCACGGGTTCCGGGGTGTAGACGACTATTACACCCGGGCATCCAGCAAGCCGTTATTGCGGCTTATTCAGACCCCGACACTGATCATCCATGCGACAGACGACCCCTTCGTTTGTCCAAGCGCTGTCCCCAGTCACATTGAAATAAGCCCGAATGTCGAACTGGATATCACCAGCAAGGGAGGTCATGTAGGCTTCGTCAGCGGCAGTATTTGGCGCCCGGAATATTGGCTTGAACAGCGCATTCCGCAATTTTTGACGGGATGGCGCTCAGCCGGCCGCTACAGCTAA
- a CDS encoding ferritin-like domain-containing protein gives MKYDVSFHLLKYKFAPGRWNMDICAVQSKKELSEHVRHNSIDLLNCYLSGILDLGVQVKFAHWNVKAPTFTALHDLFDKVLRNIEELTEKIAGRCIALGGIVTGEVNSVVSISNLSKFSPDFRNINHQLLIICDGLAQFGQSVSRAIVEVSGFGDTGTTDLLVQVFRNIEQLLWQVESYLYQPASFSYPQTINACTC, from the coding sequence TTGAAATACGATGTTTCTTTCCATTTATTAAAATATAAATTCGCGCCAGGACGGTGGAATATGGATATTTGTGCTGTTCAGAGCAAAAAGGAATTATCGGAACATGTCCGTCATAATTCTATAGACCTATTGAACTGTTATTTATCGGGCATTCTGGATTTAGGTGTACAGGTTAAATTCGCACATTGGAATGTCAAAGCGCCGACGTTTACAGCTTTGCACGATCTATTCGACAAGGTCTTAAGGAATATTGAAGAATTGACTGAAAAAATAGCTGGACGATGTATCGCGCTGGGCGGAATTGTGACAGGGGAGGTGAATAGTGTGGTATCAATATCTAACTTGTCCAAATTTTCGCCCGATTTCCGGAATATCAACCATCAATTATTGATTATCTGCGATGGATTGGCCCAGTTTGGTCAGTCTGTCAGCCGTGCGATAGTAGAAGTTTCTGGTTTCGGCGACACTGGTACAACAGACTTACTTGTCCAGGTTTTCCGAAATATTGAGCAATTACTCTGGCAAGTTGAATCTTACCTGTACCAACCTGCGTCGTTTTCATATCCGCAGACCATAAACGCCTGTACTTGCTGA
- a CDS encoding histidine kinase: MAESELRIAIDTIPGLVWTGLPDGSIDYLNRRWLDYTGLTQERAKGWGWQEGVHPEDILGLVEYWKSILASGIEGEYKARLRRYDGEYRWFLFRGVPLKNSCGEIVKWYGTNTDVEALHASEHVIRGQVEALKLTLSALSRESDPEEFLKHVIEMITSQFRAHSLSIWELKDDQNRVQLAISYSSNKLEIVESNGLYDQMLIPEGTDFHPVWSDFLLTGHYCVKGKIEEESIYICNAESSESKWHEWGSTDTIKAIAKKLHSDGVVNTLSVPIFLSGRVTGLISIRFTGAVDFRLEEIGLARALSQIATLAIQVMRLSNQIKLSAIINERNRLARDMHDTLAQGFTGIIIQLEAAVDARSKSLLKESQEHINAAIGLARESLGEARRSVLSLRQNVLMTKELWQAIEELFIRRTQGISLETKIFINGRKRSLPQGWDENILFMVNEALTNVLRHSNASEFRCDVYFMEKSLKLELVDNGRGVNQENGLEGFGLIGMKERVIELGGRFNLETEIGKFTAISIVLPLLPERVL, from the coding sequence GTGGCAGAAAGCGAATTACGCATAGCTATTGATACCATACCTGGTTTAGTTTGGACGGGCTTACCTGATGGCAGTATCGACTATTTGAACAGGCGGTGGCTGGACTATACGGGTTTAACGCAAGAAAGGGCAAAAGGCTGGGGTTGGCAAGAAGGGGTGCATCCTGAAGATATCCTAGGTCTTGTGGAGTACTGGAAGTCAATTTTAGCGTCAGGAATAGAAGGGGAATATAAAGCACGGTTGAGAAGATATGACGGTGAATATCGCTGGTTCCTGTTTCGGGGCGTACCATTAAAAAATTCGTGCGGGGAAATAGTTAAATGGTATGGGACAAATACCGATGTAGAAGCACTGCATGCATCTGAGCACGTCATACGGGGTCAAGTGGAAGCCCTCAAGCTAACCTTGTCAGCCTTATCAAGGGAATCGGATCCGGAAGAATTCTTAAAACACGTAATTGAAATGATTACGTCGCAGTTTCGCGCGCATAGTTTGAGTATTTGGGAGCTAAAGGACGATCAAAATCGTGTTCAATTAGCGATTAGCTATTCCTCGAACAAACTGGAAATTGTTGAAAGCAATGGTTTATATGATCAAATGCTGATTCCTGAGGGGACGGATTTCCATCCGGTCTGGAGCGATTTTCTTCTTACTGGCCACTACTGTGTTAAAGGGAAAATTGAAGAAGAATCAATATATATATGTAATGCCGAGTCTTCAGAGTCTAAATGGCACGAATGGGGATCCACTGATACTATTAAAGCTATCGCTAAAAAATTGCATTCTGACGGCGTTGTCAATACGCTCTCAGTTCCAATCTTCTTATCTGGTAGGGTAACTGGTTTAATCAGTATTCGGTTTACTGGGGCCGTAGATTTTAGACTGGAAGAGATTGGCCTGGCACGAGCGCTTTCTCAAATTGCCACATTAGCAATTCAAGTTATGCGCCTTTCAAATCAAATTAAACTATCGGCAATTATCAATGAACGAAACCGCCTTGCAAGGGATATGCACGATACCCTGGCGCAAGGCTTTACCGGGATAATCATTCAACTAGAGGCCGCGGTCGATGCCAGGTCAAAATCACTGTTGAAGGAGTCCCAGGAGCACATCAATGCCGCGATCGGATTAGCCAGAGAAAGCCTGGGAGAAGCAAGAAGGTCCGTATTATCACTAAGACAGAATGTGCTAATGACAAAGGAACTCTGGCAAGCCATTGAAGAATTATTTATTCGTCGTACTCAAGGTATTTCACTTGAAACGAAAATTTTCATTAATGGCAGAAAACGTAGTCTTCCTCAAGGCTGGGATGAAAACATATTATTTATGGTCAATGAAGCACTGACCAATGTGTTAAGGCACTCAAATGCGAGTGAATTTAGGTGCGACGTATACTTTATGGAAAAAAGTCTGAAACTAGAATTGGTGGACAATGGACGTGGCGTAAATCAAGAAAATGGATTAGAGGGATTTGGCCTGATTGGAATGAAAGAAAGAGTAATTGAGCTGGGAGGAAGATTTAACTTGGAAACCGAAATTGGAAAATTTACCGCTATCTCTATCGTGCTTCCCCTATTACCCGAGCGAGTTTTGTAG